Proteins encoded within one genomic window of Bradyrhizobium sp. CB1717:
- a CDS encoding patatin-like phospholipase family protein, with amino-acid sequence MERDAVLIDLALQGGGSHGAFSWGVLDRLLEEKWLEIAAISGTSAGAMNAAVLADGWTAGGAEGAREALDQYWRRVSKAAALSPLQRSPLDRLMGRWTLDTSPFYILTDLMSRVLSPYDLNPTGYNPLRAVLAESIDFERLVRSPIQLFITATRVRTGRGRIFRNAEITADVLLASACLPTMFRAIEIDGEPYWDGGFAGNPTITPLVRESDAHDTILVQINPTERLEEPRTAAEILNRLNEISFNSPLMKELRMIALLRQAADPGSGEGARWAKMRTHRIKSDMLAKFGASSKLNAEWEFVSMLRAEGRMAADAFLGEHGADIGRRSTADLDVLLTEC; translated from the coding sequence ATGGAACGCGACGCCGTACTGATTGATCTCGCGCTGCAGGGCGGCGGTTCGCACGGCGCCTTCTCCTGGGGCGTGCTCGACCGCCTCCTGGAAGAGAAATGGCTGGAGATCGCCGCAATCTCCGGAACCTCCGCAGGCGCGATGAATGCGGCGGTGCTGGCGGACGGCTGGACGGCCGGCGGCGCGGAGGGCGCGCGTGAGGCGCTCGACCAATACTGGCGCCGTGTCTCGAAGGCCGCGGCCCTCAGCCCGCTGCAACGCTCGCCGCTCGACCGCTTGATGGGGCGCTGGACCCTCGATACGTCGCCCTTCTACATCCTCACCGACCTGATGTCGCGTGTGCTGTCGCCCTACGATCTCAATCCGACCGGCTACAATCCGCTGCGCGCGGTGCTGGCCGAGAGCATCGATTTCGAACGCCTCGTGCGCTCGCCGATCCAGCTGTTCATCACCGCGACGCGGGTGCGCACCGGGCGCGGCCGGATCTTCCGCAACGCGGAGATCACGGCGGATGTGCTGCTGGCATCGGCCTGCCTGCCGACCATGTTCCGCGCCATCGAGATCGACGGCGAGCCCTATTGGGACGGCGGTTTTGCCGGCAACCCGACGATCACGCCGCTGGTTCGCGAAAGCGACGCGCACGATACCATTCTCGTCCAGATCAATCCGACCGAGCGGCTGGAGGAACCGCGGACGGCTGCGGAGATCCTCAACCGGCTCAACGAAATCTCGTTCAACTCGCCGCTGATGAAGGAGCTGCGCATGATCGCGCTGCTGCGCCAGGCGGCGGATCCCGGCAGCGGCGAGGGCGCGCGCTGGGCGAAGATGCGGACGCACCGGATCAAGAGCGACATGCTGGCGAAGTTCGGCGCCTCGTCAAAGCTCAACGCGGAATGGGAATTCGTCTCGATGCTGCGCGCCGAAGGGCGTATGGCCGCAGACGCTTTTCTCGGCGAGCATGGTGCCGACATCGGGCGGCGATCGACCGCCGATCTCGACGTCCTCCTGACGGAGTGCTGA
- a CDS encoding rhodanese-like domain-containing protein — MKLLTVTPADIRSALLLREEIALLDLRYEAAFATGHPLFAANMAADRIAIEAEVRLPRKDVAIVLYDGGEGLVATGGERLAALGYTNISALEGGLKAWRDAGYQMFEDVNSYSKAFGELVEARRHTPSFSADEVAKLIAEKANIAILDVRGFDEYATMNIPGSVSVPGAELVLRAGQAAPDPDTTIIVNCAGRTRSIIGTQSLINAGVPNNVRALRNGTIGWTLARHALNHGADRRGAIGSFEGGPANARDVAYRAGVRHVGAREMTALVAQIDRTLYRFDVRDAEEYAAGHLPGFRHYPGGQLVQETDMAAPVRGARIVLTDDKGVRADMTASWLAQMGWEVYVREGGYDGALEVAPPLVLPKPDPAHRYRRPYEGTDVAQAAMQAYLDWEYGLVEQLRLDGTHGFYVI, encoded by the coding sequence ATGAAGCTTCTCACCGTCACCCCCGCCGATATCCGCAGTGCGCTGCTCCTGCGCGAGGAGATCGCGCTGCTCGATCTCAGATATGAGGCCGCCTTTGCCACCGGCCATCCGCTGTTCGCCGCCAACATGGCCGCGGACCGGATCGCGATCGAGGCCGAGGTGCGGCTGCCGCGCAAGGACGTGGCGATCGTGCTCTATGATGGCGGCGAAGGACTGGTCGCGACCGGCGGCGAACGCCTTGCCGCGCTCGGCTACACCAATATCAGTGCGCTCGAGGGCGGGCTGAAGGCCTGGCGCGATGCGGGCTATCAAATGTTCGAGGACGTCAATTCCTATTCGAAAGCGTTCGGCGAGCTGGTCGAGGCGCGCCGCCATACGCCCTCGTTCAGCGCCGACGAAGTGGCAAAGCTCATTGCGGAGAAGGCCAACATCGCCATCCTCGACGTCCGCGGTTTCGACGAATATGCGACCATGAACATTCCGGGCTCGGTCAGCGTGCCCGGCGCGGAGCTGGTGCTGCGGGCAGGCCAGGCCGCGCCCGATCCTGACACCACCATCATCGTCAATTGCGCCGGCCGCACCCGCTCGATCATCGGCACGCAGTCGCTGATCAATGCCGGCGTGCCGAACAACGTGCGCGCGCTGCGCAACGGCACGATCGGCTGGACGCTGGCGCGGCACGCGCTCAATCACGGTGCCGACAGGCGCGGCGCGATCGGATCGTTCGAGGGCGGCCCGGCCAATGCCCGTGACGTCGCCTATCGCGCCGGTGTCCGCCACGTCGGCGCGCGCGAGATGACGGCGCTTGTCGCGCAGATTGATCGCACGCTCTACCGTTTCGACGTCCGCGACGCCGAGGAATATGCGGCCGGCCATCTCCCGGGCTTTCGTCACTATCCGGGTGGCCAACTGGTGCAGGAGACCGACATGGCGGCGCCGGTGCGCGGCGCGCGCATTGTCCTGACCGACGACAAGGGCGTGCGCGCCGACATGACGGCGTCCTGGCTCGCACAGATGGGCTGGGAGGTCTATGTGCGCGAGGGCGGCTATGACGGCGCGCTGGAAGTCGCCCCGCCGCTGGTGCTGCCGAAGCCCGATCCGGCCCACCGCTACCGCCGCCCCTATGAGGGCACCGACGTCGCGCAAGCCGCGATGCAGGCCTATCTCGACTGGGAATACGGCCTCGTCGAGCAACTCCGGCTCGACGGGACGCACGGGTTTTATGTGATTTGA
- the serA gene encoding phosphoglycerate dehydrogenase produces the protein MPAPGQSPERSAKALLLEGVNDSAVDLFRSAGFTNVERLTKALDGEDLRRALKGVSLLGIRSRTQITDDVLAAADELLAVGCFSVGTNQVDLLAARKRGIPVFNAPFSNTRSVAELVIGEIVMLLRQIFPRSVSAHEGGWDKSAAGSREVRGRTLGIVGYGNIGSQLSTLAEAMGMRVIFYDRTDKLRHGNTEPVEKLEELLAQSDVVSLHVPETPETSGMIGEKELRAMKPGSFLINNSRGTVVDLDALARALGDGHIAGAAIDVFPVEPSSNSERFKSPVQGLNNVILTPHVGGSTEEAQERIGGEVARKLVDYFITGSTMGAVNFPEVQLHLRPSGARFSHVHRNVPGMLRRLNEVFLQRDINIAAQYLETAGDLGYVVLDADLGGQDSGELLQQIRALDGTVGARLVFEH, from the coding sequence ATGCCAGCCCCAGGCCAAAGCCCTGAGCGGAGCGCGAAGGCGCTGCTGCTCGAAGGCGTCAATGACAGCGCTGTGGACCTGTTCAGGAGCGCGGGTTTCACCAATGTCGAGCGGCTCACCAAGGCGCTGGACGGCGAGGATCTGCGCCGGGCGCTCAAGGGCGTCTCGCTGCTCGGCATCCGCTCGCGCACCCAGATCACCGACGACGTGCTCGCCGCTGCCGATGAGCTGCTTGCGGTCGGTTGTTTCAGCGTCGGCACCAACCAGGTCGATCTGCTGGCGGCGCGCAAGCGCGGTATTCCCGTATTCAACGCGCCGTTCTCCAACACGCGCAGCGTTGCCGAGCTCGTGATCGGCGAGATCGTGATGCTGCTGCGGCAGATCTTTCCGCGCTCGGTCTCGGCTCATGAGGGCGGCTGGGACAAGTCGGCGGCCGGCAGCCGCGAGGTGCGCGGCCGCACCCTCGGCATCGTCGGCTACGGCAATATCGGCTCGCAGCTCTCGACGCTCGCCGAAGCCATGGGCATGCGCGTGATCTTCTACGACCGCACCGACAAGCTCCGCCACGGCAACACCGAGCCGGTCGAGAAGCTCGAAGAGCTGCTGGCGCAGAGCGACGTCGTCAGCCTGCACGTGCCGGAAACGCCGGAGACATCAGGCATGATCGGCGAAAAGGAGCTGCGGGCGATGAAGCCTGGCTCGTTCCTGATCAACAACAGCCGCGGCACCGTGGTCGATCTCGATGCGCTGGCGCGCGCCTTGGGCGACGGCCACATCGCCGGCGCCGCCATCGACGTGTTTCCGGTCGAGCCGTCCTCGAATTCCGAGCGATTCAAGAGCCCGGTGCAGGGCCTCAACAACGTCATCCTCACGCCGCATGTCGGAGGCTCGACCGAGGAGGCACAGGAGCGCATCGGCGGCGAGGTCGCACGCAAGCTGGTCGACTATTTCATCACGGGCTCGACCATGGGCGCGGTGAATTTCCCGGAAGTGCAGCTGCATCTGCGTCCCTCCGGCGCGCGCTTCAGCCACGTCCATCGCAACGTGCCGGGCATGCTGCGGCGGCTGAACGAGGTCTTCCTGCAGCGCGACATCAACATCGCCGCGCAATATCTGGAGACCGCTGGCGATCTCGGCTACGTCGTGCTCGATGCCGATCTCGGCGGCCAGGATTCGGGCGAGCTGCTGCAGCAGATCCGCGCCCTCGACGGCACGGTCGGCGCAAGGCTGGTATTCGAGCACTAA
- a CDS encoding PepSY-associated TM helix domain-containing protein: MAARLGHTIKAALLQVHSIAGLALALVLAVIALTGAVMSFEDEIVDHLNDGIMHVAPRQAPALMPDELVARLKAGQDLGKVSAVTLSSDPAATVRVRFARDEQGTRPTSLYVDPYDARVLGAPRGEEFFATVRRLHRWLLIPGDAKGWGRQITGFVALGLIVMLVSGLLLRWPRRARSVKMWLKPNLGLSGRGLHRSLHAVIGTWVLPVYLVMTLTGLWYAFDWYKDGVVWLLSRPEVSAAKMQPKMPAKASRAAGHPEQAQPIGFDQAWTTFQREEGGRFSRALLTLPAGPGTVIRIRSWAKDMTLEAARDEFRIDAVTGQLVSAERYVDKTFGEKTIAAIYDIHRGAILGWPGKLVFMIAAGLMPLFLVTGILLYLSRRKLRRPAQPPIGQLVPGE, translated from the coding sequence ATGGCAGCGCGGCTGGGCCACACCATCAAGGCTGCCCTGCTCCAGGTCCATTCCATTGCGGGCCTGGCGCTCGCGCTGGTGCTTGCCGTGATCGCGCTGACCGGCGCGGTCATGAGCTTTGAGGACGAGATCGTCGACCATCTCAACGACGGCATCATGCATGTCGCACCGCGCCAGGCGCCTGCGTTGATGCCGGACGAACTGGTTGCCCGGCTGAAGGCAGGACAGGATCTCGGCAAGGTCTCGGCGGTGACGCTGTCCAGCGATCCGGCCGCGACGGTGCGTGTTCGCTTCGCGCGCGACGAGCAGGGCACGCGGCCGACGTCGCTCTATGTTGACCCCTATGACGCGCGCGTGTTGGGGGCACCGCGTGGCGAAGAATTCTTTGCGACCGTGCGCAGGCTGCATCGCTGGCTGCTGATCCCCGGCGACGCCAAGGGATGGGGGCGGCAGATCACGGGCTTTGTCGCGCTCGGTCTGATCGTCATGCTGGTGTCAGGCCTCCTGCTGCGCTGGCCGCGCCGCGCACGCAGCGTGAAGATGTGGCTCAAGCCCAATCTCGGCCTCAGCGGGCGCGGGCTGCATCGCTCGCTGCATGCGGTCATCGGCACCTGGGTTCTTCCGGTCTATCTGGTGATGACGCTCACGGGCCTGTGGTACGCGTTCGACTGGTACAAGGACGGCGTCGTCTGGCTGCTGTCGCGCCCTGAGGTCAGTGCTGCGAAGATGCAGCCTAAGATGCCCGCAAAGGCTTCGCGCGCGGCCGGCCATCCCGAGCAAGCCCAGCCGATCGGATTCGATCAGGCATGGACGACGTTCCAACGCGAGGAGGGCGGCCGCTTCTCCAGGGCCTTGCTGACGCTGCCGGCCGGCCCTGGGACGGTGATACGGATCCGGTCGTGGGCGAAGGACATGACGCTCGAGGCCGCGCGCGACGAGTTTCGTATCGACGCCGTAACCGGTCAGTTGGTTTCCGCGGAGCGCTATGTCGACAAGACGTTCGGCGAGAAGACAATCGCGGCCATCTACGACATCCATCGCGGCGCGATCCTGGGGTGGCCGGGCAAGCTCGTGTTCATGATTGCCGCGGGCTTGATGCCGCTGTTCCTGGTCACCGGCATTTTGCTTTACCTGTCGCGCCGCAAGCTGCGGCGGCCCGCGCAACCGCCGATCGGGCAACTCGTTCCCGGCGAGTGA
- a CDS encoding SLC13 family permease, producing the protein MGLLGLLVGLGLLVLFAFRGWSVLLLAPFAALVAALFGGEPLLANLTQVFMVNAAGFLAQFFPIFLLGAVFGKLMDDSGAVTSVAGFMAERLGERRVILAVVLAGALVTYGGVSLFVAFFVIVPMARSLFRAASIPRRLIPAAIVLGTSTFTMSALPGTPSIQNAIPMPFFGTTPFAAPGFGIIASLIMLGTGLWWLHRAEAAARRAGEGYGDDADGAIEQAAADELVRERATTAREFDPAELQHGHRSDRPSPVLNAIAPLVVVVTVNLVMSLVVLPRLDVSYLAEQRFGDTTLAAVAGVWSVAVALAAAIVATIALNWARLPALRRTMDAGANASVLPAFSVASLVGFGAVVAALPAFTIVRDWVLAIQGGPLVSLAVATNTLAALTGSASGGLTIALEALGPTYVELAGRTGIDLALMHRVAVIGAGTLDILPHNGAVVSLLAICGLTHRDSYFDIVMVGIVTSLLALVAVIALGSALGSF; encoded by the coding sequence ATGGGTCTCCTCGGCCTCCTCGTCGGGCTCGGCCTGCTCGTCCTGTTTGCCTTCCGCGGCTGGAGCGTGCTTCTGCTCGCGCCGTTCGCGGCCCTCGTTGCCGCGCTGTTCGGCGGTGAGCCGCTGCTCGCGAACCTGACCCAGGTGTTCATGGTGAACGCAGCGGGATTCCTGGCGCAGTTCTTCCCGATCTTTCTGCTTGGCGCCGTGTTCGGCAAGCTGATGGACGACAGCGGCGCGGTGACCTCGGTCGCAGGCTTCATGGCGGAGCGTCTCGGCGAGCGGCGCGTGATCCTGGCGGTCGTGCTCGCCGGCGCACTGGTCACCTATGGCGGCGTCAGCCTGTTCGTCGCGTTCTTTGTCATCGTTCCCATGGCCCGTTCGCTGTTTCGCGCGGCTTCGATCCCGCGCCGCCTGATCCCGGCCGCGATCGTGCTGGGAACGTCGACCTTCACGATGTCGGCCCTGCCGGGCACGCCGTCGATCCAGAATGCGATCCCGATGCCGTTCTTCGGCACGACGCCGTTTGCCGCGCCGGGCTTCGGCATCATCGCCTCGCTCATCATGCTCGGCACGGGATTGTGGTGGCTGCACCGTGCTGAAGCTGCGGCGCGCCGTGCCGGGGAGGGTTATGGCGACGATGCCGACGGTGCGATCGAGCAGGCCGCCGCCGACGAGCTCGTGCGCGAACGCGCGACGACCGCCCGCGAGTTCGATCCGGCGGAGCTGCAGCACGGTCATCGCAGCGACCGGCCTTCGCCCGTGCTGAACGCCATCGCGCCGCTGGTCGTCGTCGTCACCGTGAATCTGGTGATGTCGCTCGTGGTGCTGCCGCGGCTCGATGTCAGCTATCTCGCCGAGCAACGCTTTGGCGACACGACGCTCGCAGCCGTCGCGGGCGTGTGGTCGGTCGCGGTCGCGCTGGCGGCAGCCATCGTCGCGACCATCGCGCTGAACTGGGCGCGCTTGCCGGCGCTGCGCCGGACCATGGATGCCGGGGCCAATGCATCTGTCCTGCCGGCGTTCAGCGTCGCCAGCCTCGTCGGATTCGGCGCCGTCGTCGCCGCGCTGCCGGCGTTCACGATCGTGCGCGACTGGGTGCTCGCGATCCAGGGCGGACCGCTAGTCTCGCTCGCCGTCGCGACCAATACCCTGGCCGCGCTGACCGGGTCGGCGTCAGGCGGTCTGACCATCGCCCTCGAGGCTCTCGGTCCGACCTATGTCGAACTTGCCGGGCGGACCGGCATCGACCTTGCGCTGATGCATCGCGTGGCGGTGATCGGCGCGGGTACGCTGGACATCCTGCCGCACAATGGCGCGGTGGTCAGCCTGCTCGCGATCTGCGGCCTCACCCATCGCGACAGCTATTTCGACATCGTCATGGTCGGCATCGTGACGTCGCTCCTGGCGCTGGTGGCGGTGATCGCCCTGGGCAGCGCACTGGGCTCGTTCTGA